A genome region from Glycine max cultivar Williams 82 chromosome 5, Glycine_max_v4.0, whole genome shotgun sequence includes the following:
- the LOC100802433 gene encoding general transcription factor IIE subunit 2 has translation MALQEKLDKFKKQQEKCQTTLSSIAASKAAATQKSAAHGSANGRNAAPAVKFSNDTERLQHINSIRKAPVGAQMKRVIDLLLETRQAFTPEQINGACYVDMKANKDVFENLRKNPKVNYDGQRFSYKSKYGLKDKTELLQLIRKYPEGLAVIDLKDAYPTVMEDLQALKAAGQIWLLSNFDSQEDIAYPNDPKVHIKVDDDLKQLFRSIELPRDMIDIEKDLQKNGMKPATNTAQRRSAAQIQGISSKPKPKKKKSEISKRTKLTNAHLPELFQTLNSS, from the exons atgGCGTTGCAGGAGAAGCTAGACAAGTTCAAGAAGCAGCAAGAGAAGTGCCAAACGACACTTTCGAGCATTGCAGCTAGTAAGGCCGCGGCAACCCAAAAATCCGCCGCTCATGGCTCGGCCAATGGAAGAAACGCGGCCCCTGCGGTTAAGTTTTCGAACGACACAGAGAGGCTTCAGCATATTAATAGCATTCGCAAGGCCCCTGTGGGTGCTCAGATGAAGCGTGTTATTGATCTCCTTCTAGAG ACACGACAAGCTTTTACACCAGAGCAGATAAATGGGGCATGCTATGTCGACATGAAGGCTAACAAAGATGTCTTTGAGAATCTGAGGAAAAACCCAAAAGTGAACTATGATGGGCAACGATTCTCTTACAAG TCAAAGTATGGTCTTAAGGACAAAACAGAGCTTCTTCAACTGATACGAAAGTATCCTGAGGGCCTCGCTGTTATTGACCTAAAGGATGCTTACCCCACCGTGATGGAAGATTTGCAG GCTTTGAAAGCTGCAGGGCAGATTTGGCTGCTATCCAACTTCGATTCACAGGAAGACATTGCCTACCCTAACGACCCCAAAGTGCACATTAAGGTGGATGATGACCTGAAACAGCTTTTCCGCAGTATTGAATTGCCTCGTGATATGATTGATATAGAAAAGGATCTTCAAAAGAATGGAATGAAGCCTGCTACCAACACTGCACAGAGGAGGAGTGCAGCTCAAATTCAAGGCATTTCTTCCAAGCCCAAgcctaagaagaagaagagtgaaATCAGCAAGAGAACGAAGCTTACCAATGCCCATCTTCCAGAGCTCTTTCAGACTTTAAACAGTTCCTGA